The Sulfurimonas hydrogeniphila genome includes a window with the following:
- a CDS encoding heavy metal translocating P-type ATPase: MIQEDEHYFCCNGCQGVFHLLSDEGLDGFYDKLGNNKLAPPSQQYEDSLNFDSPAFYERFVTLNKDGFCEVSLVIEGIHCAACVWLNEKALTNMQGVIATNINYTNNKAKIVWDDDTVKLSKIIDMIRAIGYDAYPYDASLQEQKADKERKEYYTRMAVAVFATMNMMTIMVAQYAGYFSGISENIKHILNIGEWVLATPVLFYSGWPFIRGMYYGMKTKTVNMDTLVATGAILTYIYSIYITVTRSGEAYFDSVTMIITFVLVGKFLEVLSKKSIADTLDIMNHHLPNDVKVVVDKKISTKNVNDVIVGEIVLVNSGERVALDGEIQEGSGNFDESSLTGESEPVFKTAGENIISGTVSIDADVKYKVTRDFAHSTMSNIVALLENAMNNKPKIQQLANRLSEYFSEVILALSFITFIGWYLYSSNFEQSFMISIAVIVIACPCALALATPVATLVGLSIASKRGILFKEAAQLETMAKADVLLLDKTGTITKGRPEVVKEEIFLPFHKSMLYSLLLNSKHPVAKGVEKYIFDEDLDPLELESFQNIPSQGLSAMYDGKMLAGGNAKLMQTIGIDVCSSSQNSEFYFAYGGELLAKYELFDIPREDAKEAIAKIRKMGIEIIMLTGDHEESAKKVAQLVGIEQYKYELTPQDKAVFIENLHEDAKVTVMAGDGVNDILALAGSDIAIAMGNGSDIAIEVSDVVLLNDTFSSLYDSFKISKKTFTMIKENLALSFIYNAITIPLAMAGYIIPLIAAISMSISSLIVVGNSMRIKFGYKD; this comes from the coding sequence ATGATACAAGAGGATGAACATTACTTTTGCTGTAACGGCTGTCAGGGTGTATTTCATTTACTTTCAGATGAAGGATTGGACGGTTTTTATGATAAGCTGGGCAATAATAAACTTGCACCGCCTTCACAGCAGTACGAAGACTCTTTAAATTTTGATTCGCCGGCATTTTATGAACGCTTTGTTACACTCAATAAAGATGGCTTCTGTGAAGTTTCTTTGGTTATTGAGGGTATTCACTGTGCTGCATGTGTCTGGCTGAACGAAAAAGCTTTGACAAATATGCAAGGTGTTATTGCTACGAACATCAATTATACAAACAACAAAGCAAAGATTGTCTGGGATGATGATACGGTCAAACTCTCCAAAATTATAGATATGATTCGTGCCATCGGATATGATGCATACCCTTATGATGCTTCACTGCAGGAACAAAAAGCAGATAAGGAGCGAAAGGAATATTACACACGGATGGCTGTTGCTGTTTTTGCGACGATGAACATGATGACGATTATGGTTGCGCAGTATGCCGGTTATTTCAGTGGTATATCTGAAAATATCAAACATATACTCAATATCGGAGAGTGGGTTTTAGCAACTCCTGTACTTTTTTACAGTGGATGGCCTTTCATTCGCGGAATGTATTACGGGATGAAGACAAAAACAGTAAATATGGACACACTTGTTGCTACTGGGGCGATACTAACCTATATATACTCTATTTATATTACTGTTACGCGCAGTGGTGAAGCCTATTTTGATTCGGTGACGATGATTATTACTTTTGTACTGGTTGGAAAATTCTTAGAGGTTTTAAGTAAAAAAAGTATTGCCGATACTTTGGATATTATGAATCATCATCTGCCAAATGATGTTAAAGTTGTTGTGGATAAAAAGATTAGTACGAAAAATGTCAATGATGTCATTGTAGGCGAAATTGTTTTGGTAAATTCAGGAGAACGTGTTGCTCTTGACGGTGAGATACAAGAAGGAAGCGGAAATTTTGATGAATCAAGCCTGACCGGTGAGAGTGAGCCTGTTTTTAAAACTGCAGGAGAGAATATCATCAGTGGAACGGTAAGTATTGATGCCGATGTCAAATATAAAGTTACGAGAGATTTTGCACACTCCACAATGAGTAATATTGTAGCCTTGCTGGAAAATGCAATGAATAACAAGCCAAAAATTCAGCAGTTGGCAAACAGGCTGAGTGAATATTTTTCCGAAGTGATACTGGCACTCTCTTTTATAACTTTTATTGGATGGTATCTTTACTCATCCAATTTTGAGCAGTCTTTTATGATCAGTATTGCCGTTATAGTGATAGCCTGTCCCTGTGCCCTTGCTCTGGCGACACCTGTCGCAACACTGGTCGGTCTCTCTATCGCTTCAAAAAGGGGGATACTTTTTAAGGAAGCTGCTCAGCTTGAGACAATGGCAAAGGCAGATGTTTTATTACTTGATAAAACAGGAACGATTACAAAAGGTCGACCTGAGGTTGTCAAAGAGGAGATATTTCTGCCGTTTCACAAGTCTATGCTTTATTCGTTATTGCTTAACTCAAAACACCCTGTTGCCAAAGGTGTGGAAAAATATATTTTTGATGAGGATTTGGATCCCTTAGAACTGGAAAGCTTTCAAAATATACCTTCGCAGGGTTTGAGCGCGATGTATGACGGTAAGATGCTTGCAGGCGGGAACGCGAAACTCATGCAAACCATAGGGATTGACGTCTGTAGTTCAAGCCAAAACAGTGAATTTTATTTTGCGTACGGCGGAGAACTTTTGGCTAAATATGAACTTTTTGACATACCGCGTGAGGATGCAAAAGAGGCTATAGCCAAAATTAGAAAAATGGGTATAGAGATAATTATGCTCACAGGAGACCATGAAGAGAGTGCCAAAAAAGTAGCGCAACTCGTTGGAATTGAACAGTACAAATATGAACTGACACCTCAGGACAAAGCCGTATTTATAGAAAACCTGCATGAAGATGCCAAAGTAACCGTTATGGCCGGGGACGGGGTGAATGATATTTTAGCCTTGGCAGGTTCAGATATTGCAATAGCAATGGGCAACGGAAGTGATATTGCCATAGAGGTGAGTGATGTAGTGCTTTTAAATGATACATTCAGTTCACTTTATGACAGTTTTAAAATCTCTAAAAAAACATTTACAATGATAAAAGAGAATCTTGCACTCTCTTTTATTTATAACGCTATTACAATTCCGTTGGCAATGGCAGGATATATTATTCCTCTTATTGCCGCAATTTCTATGAGTATCAGCTCATTAATAGTAGTAGGAAATTCAATGAGAATCAAATTTGGGTATAAGGATTAG
- a CDS encoding asparaginase domain-containing protein has product MKYGNKMLILNSGGTFNKRYNEISGELEVPYDNAAIERILFSAQEVYNLAGVVYKDSLEMDSNDRRMLADIIRESTEDTFVIVHGTDTMELSAEFLDEVFDDRKIIITGAMKPFEIDNIEASLNLGMAIGYAKAVEKNGVYICMSGLVEPWKNIQKNRNIGKFEVVR; this is encoded by the coding sequence ATGAAATATGGAAATAAAATGCTGATACTCAACAGTGGTGGTACATTTAACAAACGATACAATGAAATAAGCGGAGAACTTGAAGTTCCTTATGACAATGCAGCTATTGAAAGAATTTTATTCAGTGCTCAGGAAGTGTACAATCTTGCAGGAGTCGTTTACAAAGACAGTCTGGAGATGGACAGTAATGACAGACGTATGCTTGCTGATATTATACGGGAATCAACAGAAGATACTTTTGTGATAGTGCATGGCACCGACACTATGGAGCTCAGTGCCGAGTTTTTGGATGAAGTATTTGATGACAGAAAAATCATTATTACGGGCGCTATGAAACCGTTTGAAATTGACAATATTGAAGCATCCTTAAATCTTGGTATGGCTATCGGATATGCAAAAGCGGTAGAAAAAAATGGTGTTTATATATGTATGAGCGGCTTAGTCGAACCTTGGAAAAACATTCAAAAAAATAGAAATATAGGGAAGTTTGAAGTTGTCAGATAA
- the gmhB gene encoding D-glycero-beta-D-manno-heptose 1,7-bisphosphate 7-phosphatase, with protein sequence MKKALFLDRDGVVNVEKEYLYKREDFEFIDGIFDLCKHYQNLGYLIIIVTNQSGIARAYYTEEDFELLTDWMIQEFKKRNIDIAKVYHCPHHPDINIKCSCRKPEPGMILEAQKEFNLDLTHSLMIGDKERDIEAAINAGISETYLFDEMNQIRSSKATKTVSKLDEIWK encoded by the coding sequence ATGAAAAAGGCACTTTTTTTAGATAGAGACGGTGTTGTCAATGTTGAAAAAGAGTATCTCTATAAGAGAGAAGATTTTGAATTTATTGATGGTATATTTGATTTGTGTAAACATTATCAGAATTTAGGATATTTGATTATTATTGTAACAAATCAGTCTGGTATAGCGAGAGCATATTATACAGAAGAAGATTTTGAGTTGCTTACAGACTGGATGATACAAGAGTTTAAAAAGAGAAATATTGATATTGCAAAAGTCTATCATTGCCCGCATCATCCGGATATTAATATAAAATGTAGTTGCAGAAAACCTGAACCGGGAATGATTTTGGAAGCACAAAAAGAATTTAATTTGGATTTAACACATTCTTTAATGATTGGTGATAAGGAACGGGATATTGAGGCTGCCATAAATGCCGGTATTTCAGAAACATATTTATTTGATGAAATGAATCAGATCAGAAGTTCCAAAGCAACAAAAACAGTCAGTAAACTTGATGAAATATGGAAATAA
- the gmhA gene encoding D-sedoheptulose 7-phosphate isomerase — MKKYIKDQIKKSYETKQAIYENDDLLSKIEKVAYECVNIYRHANKKTILAGNGGSAADAQHIAAELVGRYGFDRPSIPSLALTTDTSNLTAIGNDYGYDQVFSRQLEGMGQEGDIFIGISTSGNSLNIIKAFESAKKKKIMTVALTGRDGGEMAKMADIALIVPSNATPRIQEAHILIGHILCDIIEKEIFGEGVGR; from the coding sequence ATGAAAAAATATATAAAAGATCAAATTAAAAAATCATATGAAACAAAACAGGCTATTTATGAAAATGATGATTTACTTTCTAAGATAGAAAAGGTGGCGTATGAGTGCGTGAATATATACCGTCATGCAAACAAAAAAACAATTCTTGCAGGAAACGGAGGCAGTGCTGCGGATGCACAGCATATTGCTGCGGAACTTGTGGGCAGGTACGGTTTTGACAGACCTTCCATTCCTTCATTGGCGCTTACTACAGATACATCAAATCTTACTGCCATTGGCAACGATTACGGATATGATCAGGTCTTTTCCCGTCAACTTGAAGGAATGGGACAAGAAGGTGATATTTTTATCGGTATTTCAACTTCTGGTAATTCACTTAATATTATTAAGGCATTTGAGTCTGCAAAGAAAAAAAAGATTATGACAGTTGCTCTCACGGGTCGTGATGGTGGTGAAATGGCAAAAATGGCTGATATTGCCCTTATTGTTCCTTCAAATGCAACACCTAGAATTCAGGAAGCTCATATATTGATAGGACATATTCTTTGCGACATCATTGAGAAAGAGATATTTGGTGAGGGTGTTGGCAGATAA
- the mnmA gene encoding tRNA 2-thiouridine(34) synthase MnmA: MKEKVLVGMSGGVDSTITSLLLKEQGYEVEGLYMKLHSKPGYHEIHQARAQKAADFVGIKLHVLDLQKTFNEKVFQPFIDTYAEGKTPNPCALCNRNLKFGEMIKFADEIGAEYLATGHYIKTDGKYLYSADDDTKDQSYFLFYINREILPRLKFPLGERHKKDIKALAASIKGLESFSSQAESSEICFVETTYTDLLKDYVQVDQPGEVLDQNGNVIGEHKGYMHYTIGKRKGFTVHGAHDPHFVLSINPKKNQIVVGKKEDLACYDVKLNNLNMFDDRKEFDTTVKLRYRTKAVKCHVKIEADVAYLKLEESVFGVAVGQAAVFYDDYKLIGGGWIIES, translated from the coding sequence ATGAAAGAAAAAGTTTTAGTAGGAATGAGTGGAGGGGTTGATTCAACAATTACTTCTTTATTGTTAAAAGAGCAAGGGTATGAAGTTGAAGGATTATATATGAAACTTCATTCAAAACCCGGATATCATGAAATTCACCAGGCACGTGCACAAAAAGCTGCTGACTTTGTCGGTATTAAATTGCATGTACTGGATTTACAAAAAACATTTAATGAAAAAGTATTTCAACCGTTTATTGATACATACGCTGAAGGAAAAACTCCAAATCCGTGTGCCCTGTGCAACAGAAATCTTAAGTTTGGTGAAATGATAAAATTCGCTGATGAAATCGGTGCAGAGTATTTGGCAACCGGACATTACATTAAAACAGATGGAAAGTATCTTTACTCTGCAGATGATGATACAAAAGATCAAAGTTATTTTCTTTTTTATATTAACAGAGAAATTCTACCAAGATTAAAATTTCCATTAGGTGAAAGACATAAAAAAGATATAAAAGCGTTGGCTGCATCCATAAAAGGATTGGAATCATTTTCATCTCAGGCAGAATCAAGTGAAATCTGTTTTGTGGAAACAACATATACGGACCTTTTAAAAGACTATGTTCAGGTTGATCAGCCGGGAGAAGTTCTTGATCAAAATGGCAATGTTATAGGTGAACATAAGGGATATATGCACTATACGATTGGAAAGCGTAAAGGCTTTACAGTACATGGTGCCCATGATCCTCATTTTGTACTGAGTATTAATCCGAAAAAAAATCAAATAGTTGTCGGGAAAAAAGAAGATCTGGCATGTTATGATGTAAAACTCAATAATCTCAATATGTTTGATGACAGAAAAGAGTTTGACACAACAGTGAAACTGCGTTACAGAACTAAAGCAGTCAAGTGCCATGTAAAAATAGAAGCAGATGTAGCCTATCTGAAACTCGAAGAGAGTGTATTCGGTGTTGCAGTCGGACAGGCCGCGGTATTTTATGATGATTATAAACTTATAGGCGGCGGCTGGATTATAGAGTCTTAG
- the fliY gene encoding flagellar motor switch protein FliY, translating into MSDFIKLFEDETVGTIEALIGTAPTLELKEEQELSIISNIVPPIVLVKIKVSGDVDAEAMVALPPNLAASLSDMMMGEEASEREDVSEDDMDATKEIVSNIFGAIANTLSAQKELPVLSFSIENIELVGDNDEVSLEAFSRMYVYKFNLESVHSLLMFIIDEKLKNVLFPAESSKETVNAHDHASSADTSEHVISNCEEDITLSSEEMKNIALIMDVKLPVKVRIGKKRMLLKDVLNMDIGSVIELNQLANDPLDILVDNHVIAQGEVVIVDGNFGIQVTTIGTKKERLTQLKG; encoded by the coding sequence ATGAGTGACTTTATAAAACTATTTGAAGATGAAACAGTTGGTACTATTGAAGCACTTATTGGAACTGCTCCAACTTTAGAGTTAAAAGAAGAACAGGAATTAAGCATCATTTCAAACATTGTTCCGCCAATTGTTTTGGTAAAAATCAAGGTAAGCGGAGATGTGGATGCAGAGGCAATGGTAGCGTTACCACCAAATCTGGCAGCATCACTTTCAGATATGATGATGGGTGAAGAAGCCAGTGAGAGAGAAGATGTAAGCGAAGACGATATGGATGCTACAAAAGAGATAGTATCAAATATTTTTGGTGCTATTGCAAATACGCTTTCTGCTCAAAAAGAGTTGCCTGTTTTGTCTTTCAGTATTGAAAATATAGAATTGGTCGGCGATAATGATGAAGTAAGTCTCGAAGCTTTCAGCAGAATGTATGTATATAAGTTTAACCTGGAATCCGTGCATTCATTACTGATGTTTATTATAGATGAAAAATTAAAAAATGTCCTGTTTCCAGCAGAATCTTCAAAAGAAACAGTAAATGCACATGACCATGCGAGCAGTGCCGATACTTCGGAACATGTAATATCAAATTGTGAAGAAGATATTACCTTGAGCAGTGAAGAGATGAAAAACATTGCTCTTATTATGGATGTAAAACTTCCTGTAAAGGTAAGAATCGGGAAAAAAAGAATGTTGCTAAAAGATGTACTGAATATGGATATCGGCTCGGTTATTGAATTAAACCAATTGGCAAATGATCCGTTGGATATTTTGGTAGATAATCATGTGATAGCACAGGGTGAAGTAGTTATTGTAGATGGCAACTTTGGAATACAAGTAACAACGATAGGCACGAAAAAAGAAAGATTAACACAGCTTAAAGGTTAA
- the fliM gene encoding flagellar motor switch protein FliM, with translation MADILSQEEIDALLDVVEDEGENVLESDEDALLPQRQVTLYDFKRPNRVSKEQLRAFRGVHDKMARSLASQISSIMRSIVEIQLHSVDQMTYGEFLMSLPNPTSFNVFSVKPLEGSGIIEINPSIAFPMLDRLLGGKGEPFDASREFSDIELSLFETILRVMMSTLKEAWAPVMEIYPAIESKESSPNVVQIVAQNEIVVMVVMEIIIGHSSGMMNICYPVISLEPVLPKLASRDLMLNETSSKKSRNMELKVLLGGAKVNVEANLGDADLTMHDILELKIGDVIRLSSAADDIVTVAVDGKERFRGEIGLRRFRKSISITEIIETEKDTVKRALENLEKQRHEKISGVKDIIHEGETEFENKYEE, from the coding sequence ATGGCAGATATACTATCACAGGAAGAAATCGATGCGCTTTTGGATGTTGTTGAAGATGAAGGTGAAAATGTCTTAGAGAGTGATGAAGATGCTCTTTTGCCTCAACGGCAGGTAACTCTCTATGATTTTAAACGTCCAAACAGGGTTTCAAAAGAGCAGCTTCGTGCATTTCGCGGTGTTCATGACAAAATGGCCAGAAGTCTGGCTTCTCAGATATCTTCAATTATGCGTTCTATTGTTGAAATACAGCTTCACTCTGTTGATCAGATGACCTATGGTGAATTTTTGATGAGTTTGCCAAACCCTACAAGTTTTAATGTATTTTCGGTGAAGCCTCTTGAGGGAAGCGGCATTATAGAAATCAATCCTTCCATTGCTTTTCCTATGCTTGACAGATTGCTTGGAGGAAAAGGAGAACCTTTCGATGCAAGTCGGGAATTTTCAGATATAGAACTCAGCCTGTTTGAAACAATACTTCGTGTTATGATGAGCACGCTAAAAGAGGCATGGGCTCCTGTTATGGAAATTTATCCGGCAATAGAATCCAAAGAATCTTCTCCGAATGTCGTTCAAATTGTTGCACAAAACGAAATTGTTGTTATGGTGGTAATGGAAATCATCATAGGGCACAGTTCCGGTATGATGAATATATGCTATCCTGTTATCTCATTGGAACCTGTTTTGCCAAAACTTGCAAGCCGTGATTTAATGTTAAACGAAACAAGTTCTAAAAAAAGCAGAAATATGGAGCTGAAGGTTCTTCTCGGTGGGGCAAAAGTAAATGTAGAAGCAAATTTGGGTGATGCAGATTTAACTATGCATGATATACTTGAATTGAAAATCGGTGATGTAATCAGGCTCTCAAGTGCTGCAGATGACATTGTGACTGTTGCAGTAGATGGAAAAGAGAGATTTCGTGGTGAAATAGGACTGCGGAGGTTCAGAAAATCAATTAGTATTACAGAGATTATTGAAACAGAAAAAGATACCGTCAAGCGTGCACTTGAGAATTTAGAAAAACAAAGACACGAAAAAATTTCCGGGGTTAAAGATATAATTCATGAAGGTGAAACGGAATTTGAAAACAAATATGAGGAGTAA
- a CDS encoding RNA polymerase sigma factor FliA has protein sequence MTKNAYLQDLKHKEDELALQYLPAVKAMAFRLKERLPSSVDFSDLSAIGTEELIKLARRYDEKLNDSFWGYAKKRVYGAMLDYLRSLDILSRASRKLVKAIDYAVQEYMLTHDEEPSDEELADILGESIEKVHEARIASNIYTVMPLHDQLQIGDEGAALVQIEKEELIGVIKKVLSSYKEREQMIIQLYYFEELTLKEISDILDITESRISQIHKSVIQKIKESIGA, from the coding sequence ATGACAAAAAATGCCTACCTTCAAGATCTCAAACACAAAGAAGATGAACTGGCACTGCAATATCTTCCTGCCGTAAAAGCAATGGCTTTTCGGCTCAAAGAGCGGCTTCCAAGTTCGGTGGATTTTAGTGATCTTTCAGCAATCGGGACAGAAGAACTTATAAAACTGGCAAGGCGATATGATGAAAAGCTCAATGACTCTTTTTGGGGCTATGCAAAAAAAAGAGTTTATGGTGCAATGCTTGACTATTTGAGAAGTCTGGATATTTTAAGCCGTGCCAGCCGTAAACTTGTAAAAGCTATAGATTATGCAGTTCAGGAATATATGCTGACACATGACGAAGAACCGAGTGATGAAGAACTGGCAGATATACTGGGCGAAAGTATTGAAAAAGTTCATGAAGCACGCATCGCTTCAAATATTTATACAGTCATGCCTCTGCATGATCAGTTGCAAATTGGTGATGAGGGTGCAGCGCTTGTTCAAATTGAAAAAGAAGAGTTGATTGGCGTAATAAAAAAAGTTCTTTCCTCTTATAAAGAGAGAGAACAGATGATAATTCAGCTATACTACTTTGAAGAGTTGACTTTAAAAGAAATTAGTGATATTTTAGATATAACTGAGTCCCGTATCTCACAAATTCACAAGTCTGTAATCCAAAAAATTAAAGAGAGTATAGGAGCATAA
- a CDS encoding MinD/ParA family protein, producing MIGNQAQKLEELVASNSQKKKSKKTRFIAITSGKGGVGKSTISSNLAYALSQQGLNVGIFDADIGLANLDVMFNVKIKKNILHVLKGEATVSDILIPITRNLILIPGESGDEILKYSDMALFDRFMQEAQVLNKLDVMIIDTGAGIGEHIQMFLNAADDVIVVTVPDPAAITDAYATIKTIATLRNDVFMIMNQVKNEKEAFGVFEKIKKVAKANIGEKLDLQLIGKMNADAKVSTSVKQRALFRMLYPASQPSKDIDAIVRKITQKLERNVLVTSNESGLSGLFKRLMDHF from the coding sequence ATGATTGGGAATCAGGCGCAAAAGCTTGAAGAACTGGTTGCTTCAAATTCCCAAAAGAAAAAATCAAAAAAAACACGTTTTATCGCAATTACAAGCGGTAAAGGCGGGGTAGGCAAAAGTACTATAAGTTCAAACCTTGCCTACGCGTTGTCTCAGCAGGGTTTGAATGTGGGAATATTTGATGCAGATATAGGACTGGCCAATCTGGATGTTATGTTTAATGTAAAAATCAAAAAAAACATTTTACATGTACTCAAAGGTGAAGCGACGGTTAGCGATATTTTAATTCCTATTACCCGTAATCTTATTCTGATTCCTGGTGAGAGTGGTGATGAAATATTAAAATATTCCGATATGGCACTGTTTGACAGATTTATGCAAGAAGCACAGGTCTTGAACAAACTTGATGTAATGATTATAGATACGGGAGCCGGGATTGGAGAGCATATTCAAATGTTTTTAAATGCGGCAGATGATGTAATTGTTGTAACCGTTCCCGATCCTGCAGCAATTACCGATGCATATGCAACGATTAAAACAATTGCGACACTCAGAAATGATGTATTTATGATAATGAATCAGGTGAAAAATGAAAAAGAGGCTTTTGGTGTTTTTGAAAAAATTAAAAAAGTTGCCAAGGCAAATATAGGTGAAAAACTGGATTTGCAGTTGATTGGGAAAATGAATGCTGATGCAAAAGTTTCAACATCGGTAAAGCAGCGTGCACTTTTTAGAATGCTTTATCCTGCATCACAGCCGAGCAAAGACATAGATGCAATTGTGCGTAAAATTACACAAAAGCTGGAACGAAATGTGCTGGTTACATCCAATGAAAGTGGATTGTCAGGTCTGTTTAAAAGATTAATGGATCATTTTTAA
- the flhF gene encoding flagellar biosynthesis protein FlhF → MKILTFTGRSPSEALKKAKMEIGDEGMLIETKEIQKKALGREALYEIVIGIDEEMIPATYKKTKKPLSKQQPLKEESREILFDISNAAQQISKISNVTDPLENLYQPSPLQQTAASVEPKELKEIKSEINKLTDKVKIIQNMFWDEKSPNLSSQIPSEFSEIYRLASQSGMNREHLDTLMQVTLEHMPLKMRENSSTVKRYFQTILRKMVPIRRETLPNIGAKKVIMLVGPTGVGKTTSIAKLAARYSFLMEKKYKVGLVVLDTYRIGAVEQLMQYARMMKLGIETVVDPPEFSSALESLKYCDYILIDTMGSSPYDRVKIEKIYECLNANNTQYNVDVVLVMPSSIKYEDLKVTYDSFSTLGVDTLMFTKLDETMGFGNIFSLAYETKKPISYFSVGQEVPEDLVCASSDFLIECLLNGFNRSKV, encoded by the coding sequence ATGAAAATATTGACATTTACCGGGCGCAGTCCGTCAGAGGCACTCAAAAAAGCAAAAATGGAAATTGGGGATGAGGGGATGCTCATTGAAACCAAAGAGATTCAAAAAAAAGCTTTAGGCAGAGAAGCCCTCTATGAGATAGTAATCGGTATAGATGAAGAAATGATTCCGGCTACCTATAAAAAAACAAAAAAACCGCTTTCTAAACAGCAACCGCTCAAAGAAGAGAGTCGGGAAATACTTTTTGATATTTCCAATGCGGCACAACAAATTTCTAAAATTTCAAATGTGACCGATCCTTTGGAGAACCTATATCAGCCTTCACCGTTGCAACAAACAGCTGCTTCTGTTGAACCCAAAGAGCTAAAAGAGATAAAATCTGAAATCAATAAACTGACAGATAAGGTAAAAATTATTCAAAATATGTTTTGGGATGAAAAGTCACCAAATCTTTCAAGTCAAATTCCGTCGGAATTTTCTGAAATTTATCGTCTTGCCTCACAAAGCGGAATGAACAGGGAACATCTGGATACTCTTATGCAGGTTACTTTGGAACATATGCCGTTGAAAATGCGAGAAAACTCTTCCACCGTAAAAAGGTATTTTCAAACAATACTTCGAAAAATGGTTCCTATCCGAAGAGAAACACTGCCTAATATAGGTGCGAAAAAAGTTATTATGCTTGTCGGACCAACAGGTGTGGGAAAGACAACTTCTATTGCCAAACTTGCTGCCAGATACTCTTTTTTAATGGAAAAAAAGTACAAAGTCGGACTGGTTGTGCTTGACACCTATCGTATAGGGGCAGTCGAGCAGTTGATGCAGTATGCACGAATGATGAAACTTGGAATTGAAACAGTTGTTGACCCTCCGGAGTTTTCAAGCGCTCTGGAATCTCTCAAATATTGTGACTATATATTGATTGATACAATGGGATCGAGTCCTTATGACAGAGTGAAAATTGAAAAAATATATGAGTGTCTGAATGCAAACAACACGCAATACAATGTGGATGTAGTACTGGTAATGCCAAGTTCAATTAAATATGAAGACTTAAAAGTGACCTATGACAGTTTTTCAACACTGGGTGTAGATACACTGATGTTTACAAAGCTGGATGAGACAATGGGTTTTGGAAATATTTTTTCGCTGGCTTATGAAACAAAAAAACCGATAAGTTATTTTTCTGTAGGTCAGGAAGTACCGGAAGATTTAGTATGTGCGAGCAGTGATTTTTTAATTGAGTGTCTTTTGAACGGATTTAACAGGAGTAAGGTATGA
- the folK gene encoding 2-amino-4-hydroxy-6-hydroxymethyldihydropteridine diphosphokinase, which yields MYRKCKINKRLTSFYNLHFPYTARGKSRHRYETVVGIGGNVGDVRRRFEHLLVVLQKDKRVSVVKTSLILKNPPFGYTDQDDFFNSILVLKTSMQPRVFLRYLLRLEKKFGRKRTFENAPRTLDLDIIFFDNRTIHTQDLIVPHPFYAQRESVMIPLSGVGR from the coding sequence ATGTACAGAAAATGCAAGATAAACAAAAGATTAACCTCTTTTTACAACTTGCATTTCCCTTATACTGCCCGTGGCAAAAGTCGGCATAGATATGAAACTGTTGTAGGTATTGGTGGAAATGTCGGAGATGTGCGTCGAAGATTTGAACATCTTCTTGTGGTGTTGCAAAAAGACAAAAGAGTATCAGTAGTAAAAACATCATTGATTTTAAAAAATCCTCCTTTTGGCTATACAGACCAGGATGATTTTTTCAACTCAATACTTGTTTTAAAAACTTCAATGCAGCCAAGAGTTTTTTTGCGCTATTTACTGAGATTGGAAAAAAAATTTGGCAGAAAAAGAACTTTTGAAAATGCACCAAGGACGCTAGATTTGGATATTATATTTTTTGATAACCGTACAATACATACACAAGATTTAATTGTGCCACATCCTTTTTATGCGCAAAGAGAAAGTGTAATGATACCTTTGTCAGGTGTTGGTAGATGA